A single window of Sulfitobacter sp. JL08 DNA harbors:
- a CDS encoding tellurite resistance TerB family protein, with amino-acid sequence MIAVSASDEDIRTAELVKIQSAVNMLPVFASYDVDRMNTIAQIVFDLFEQEDGLDALFGLIRESLPERLFETAYALACDVAAADGTLAEPELRLLEEIRYELNIDRLHAAAIERGARARHLT; translated from the coding sequence ATGATCGCGGTTTCTGCCTCGGATGAGGACATTCGCACCGCCGAACTGGTCAAGATCCAGTCTGCGGTGAATATGCTGCCGGTCTTTGCCAGCTATGATGTAGACCGCATGAACACGATTGCGCAGATCGTTTTCGACCTGTTCGAACAAGAGGACGGGCTGGATGCTCTGTTCGGCCTGATCCGCGAAAGCCTGCCCGAACGCCTGTTTGAAACCGCATATGCGCTGGCCTGCGATGTCGCCGCCGCAGACGGAACGCTGGCCGAACCCGAATTGCGTCTGCTGGAAGAAATTCGCTACGAGTTGAACATCGACCGCCTGCACGCTGCGGCCATCGAACGCGGGGCCCGCGCGCGCCATTTGACCTGA
- a CDS encoding lysine--tRNA ligase, whose translation MSELRQAALQSKAWPFEEARKLVKRYAKTPPEKGFVLFETGYGPSGLPHIGTFGEVARTTMVRRAFEVISDIPTKLICFSDDLDGMRKIPGNVPNPEMLAPHTQKPLTSVPDPFGEFESFGHHNNAMLRRFLDTFGFEYDFISATEFYRSGQFDEVLLRAAQRYDDIMAVMLKSLREERQQTYSIFLPIHPETGRVMYVPLTSVDADAGTITFNDEDGSEMTLPVTGGHVKLQWKPDFGARWAALGVDFEMYGKDHSTNTPIYDSICEILGVKAPEHFTYELFLDENGQKISKTSGNGVSIDEWLTYASTESLSYFMYQKPKTAKRMHFDVIPKAMDEYHQQLRAYPTQDVKAQLNNPVWHIHGGDVPESHMVVPYSMLLNLAAVANADNKDQLWGFIQRYAPEAAPETHADLDAAAGYAVRYYNDFVKPAKTYRMPSDLEREALEDLRDQLKTWEGGLDAEALQSLVFACGRERFDPLRDWFTALYEVLLGASQGPRFGGFIALYGVDETIALIDDALAGKLT comes from the coding sequence ATGTCAGAGCTTCGTCAAGCTGCACTTCAGTCCAAAGCGTGGCCGTTTGAAGAAGCGCGCAAACTGGTCAAACGCTATGCCAAAACCCCGCCAGAGAAAGGTTTTGTGCTGTTCGAGACCGGTTATGGCCCGTCCGGATTGCCCCATATCGGCACATTCGGAGAGGTCGCGCGCACCACGATGGTGCGCCGCGCCTTTGAAGTGATCAGTGATATTCCGACGAAACTGATCTGTTTTTCCGATGATCTGGACGGGATGCGCAAAATTCCGGGCAATGTGCCGAACCCTGAAATGCTGGCACCGCACACGCAAAAACCACTGACTTCGGTGCCTGATCCGTTCGGTGAATTCGAAAGCTTTGGCCATCACAACAACGCCATGTTGCGCCGGTTCCTAGATACGTTCGGGTTTGAATACGATTTCATCAGCGCGACCGAATTCTACCGGTCGGGCCAGTTTGACGAGGTGCTGTTGCGTGCGGCGCAGCGCTATGACGATATCATGGCCGTGATGCTGAAATCCCTGCGCGAAGAGCGCCAGCAGACTTATTCGATTTTCCTGCCGATCCACCCCGAGACGGGCCGCGTGATGTATGTGCCACTGACATCGGTGGATGCAGATGCGGGAACGATCACGTTCAACGACGAGGATGGAAGCGAGATGACCCTGCCGGTGACAGGCGGGCACGTCAAGTTGCAATGGAAGCCGGATTTCGGTGCGCGCTGGGCGGCGCTGGGTGTGGATTTCGAGATGTATGGCAAGGACCATTCCACAAATACGCCGATCTATGACAGCATCTGCGAAATTCTGGGGGTCAAGGCGCCGGAACATTTCACATATGAGCTGTTCCTAGATGAAAACGGCCAGAAAATCTCGAAAACCTCGGGAAATGGCGTGTCGATCGACGAATGGCTGACCTATGCGTCCACCGAAAGCCTGTCCTATTTCATGTATCAGAAACCCAAGACAGCCAAAAGGATGCATTTCGATGTGATCCCCAAGGCCATGGATGAATATCACCAGCAATTGCGGGCCTATCCGACGCAAGACGTGAAGGCGCAGCTGAACAATCCTGTCTGGCACATCCACGGCGGCGATGTGCCTGAATCGCACATGGTGGTGCCTTATTCCATGTTGCTGAACCTTGCCGCGGTTGCGAATGCGGACAACAAGGATCAGCTTTGGGGGTTCATCCAGCGCTACGCACCCGAGGCCGCGCCTGAAACCCATGCCGATCTGGACGCGGCGGCAGGCTATGCGGTGCGTTATTACAATGATTTCGTGAAACCGGCCAAAACCTACCGGATGCCCAGTGATCTGGAGCGCGAAGCACTGGAGGATTTGCGCGACCAGTTGAAAACCTGGGAAGGCGGGCTGGATGCCGAGGCGTTGCAATCACTGGTGTTTGCCTGCGGGCGCGAACGGTTTGATCCGCTGCGCGACTGGTTTACCGCGCTTTACGAAGTGTTACTGGGCGCCAGTCAGGGGCCACGCTTTGGCGGATTTATCGCGCTTTACGGCGTGGACGAAACCATTGCGCTGATTGATGACGCCCTGGCCGGAAAATTGACCTAA
- a CDS encoding valine--tRNA ligase, translated as MAMEKTFDAAQAEDRLYQAWEAAGCFKAGANAKPGASAYCIMIPPPNVTGSLHMGHAFNNTLQDILVRWHRMRGFDTLWQPGTDHAGIATQMVTERDMAANGEPTRAEMGRDAFVRRVWQQKIASRGTIIGQLKRLGASCDWSREAFTMSGADSAPDGEDGNFHDAVIKVFVDMYNKGLIYRGKRLVNWDPKFETAISDLEVENIEVAGHMWHFKYPLANGATYEYVEKDEDGNVTLRETRDYISIATTRPETMLGDGAVAVHPSDERYAPIVGKLCEIPVGPKEHRRLIPIITDEYPDPDFGSGAVKITGAHDFNDYQVAKRGNIPMYNLMDTRAHMRSDGKPYAEEAAVAQAIANGEKGFDEAMIAAMNLVPDEYRGLDRFEARKRVVADITAEGLAVMVPAPPNDEGEVCFDGGMMPYVESKPIMQPFGDRSKVVIEPLLTDQWFVDTDKIVGPALDAVRNGDTKILPEREEKVYFHWLDNIEPWCISRQLWWGHQIPVWFDADGNQYCAPTGAEAKAMAGDGVKLTRDPDVLDTWFSSGLWPIGTLGWPEDTPELRKYFPTSDLITGTDILFFWVARMMMMQLSVVNQVPFKTVYLHGLVRDAKGKKMSKSTGNVVDPLDLIDEYGADALRFTNAAMASLGGALKLDTQRIAGYRNFGTKLWNAMRFAEMNEVFGAPATTLPQPQHTLNKWIMGEVAKVRQEVDAALETYRFNDAASALYVFVWGKVCDWYVEFSKPLLQDDDAAKAETQETMKWVLDQCLILLHPIMPFITEELWGVSGERDKMLIHADWPAYTTADLVDRAADHEMNWVIGLIESIRSARAQMHVPAGLKVPMLFSDLDANGQTAWAQNEILIKRLARVDSLTKVDSFPKGCVTIAAEGGSFGLPLADIIDINEEKARLQKTLDKLGKELGGLRGRLNNPKFAASAPPEVVEETRANLAAREEEDATLKEALARLEELG; from the coding sequence ATGGCGATGGAAAAAACCTTTGATGCGGCGCAGGCCGAAGACCGGCTGTATCAGGCATGGGAAGCCGCCGGATGCTTCAAGGCCGGGGCCAACGCCAAGCCGGGCGCATCCGCCTATTGCATCATGATCCCGCCGCCCAACGTGACCGGCAGCCTGCACATGGGCCATGCGTTCAACAACACCTTGCAGGATATCCTTGTGCGCTGGCACCGGATGCGCGGGTTCGACACGCTGTGGCAGCCGGGAACGGATCATGCTGGCATCGCCACCCAGATGGTCACCGAACGCGATATGGCCGCCAACGGGGAACCAACGCGCGCAGAAATGGGCCGCGACGCATTCGTGCGCCGCGTGTGGCAGCAAAAAATCGCCTCGCGCGGGACAATCATCGGGCAGCTCAAACGTCTTGGTGCCTCCTGTGACTGGTCGCGCGAGGCATTTACAATGTCCGGCGCCGACAGCGCGCCCGATGGCGAAGACGGCAATTTCCACGACGCCGTGATCAAGGTTTTCGTGGATATGTACAACAAGGGCCTGATCTATCGCGGCAAGCGTCTGGTCAACTGGGACCCGAAGTTCGAAACCGCGATTTCCGATCTCGAGGTCGAAAACATCGAAGTTGCGGGCCATATGTGGCATTTCAAATACCCGCTGGCCAATGGCGCAACCTATGAATACGTGGAAAAGGACGAAGACGGTAACGTCACCCTACGCGAGACACGCGACTATATCTCGATCGCGACGACACGCCCTGAAACCATGCTGGGTGACGGGGCTGTTGCGGTGCATCCGTCGGATGAACGCTATGCCCCGATCGTGGGCAAACTGTGCGAAATTCCCGTCGGTCCCAAGGAACACCGCCGCCTGATCCCGATCATCACCGATGAGTATCCGGACCCTGATTTCGGTTCCGGCGCGGTCAAGATCACCGGCGCGCATGATTTCAACGATTATCAGGTGGCAAAGCGCGGGAACATCCCGATGTACAACCTGATGGATACCCGCGCCCACATGCGCAGCGATGGCAAACCCTATGCCGAGGAAGCTGCTGTGGCGCAGGCCATTGCCAATGGCGAAAAGGGCTTTGACGAGGCGATGATCGCCGCAATGAACCTTGTGCCCGACGAATACCGCGGCCTTGACCGGTTCGAGGCGCGCAAGCGTGTCGTCGCCGATATCACGGCCGAAGGTCTGGCCGTGATGGTGCCTGCCCCACCCAATGACGAGGGCGAGGTCTGTTTTGATGGCGGCATGATGCCCTACGTCGAAAGCAAACCGATCATGCAGCCGTTTGGCGACCGCTCCAAGGTGGTGATCGAACCGCTGCTGACCGATCAGTGGTTTGTGGACACAGACAAGATCGTCGGCCCCGCGCTGGACGCGGTGCGCAACGGCGACACCAAAATCCTGCCCGAGCGGGAAGAAAAGGTCTATTTCCACTGGCTCGACAATATCGAACCCTGGTGCATTTCCCGCCAGCTGTGGTGGGGGCACCAGATTCCGGTGTGGTTTGATGCGGACGGCAACCAGTATTGCGCACCAACCGGGGCCGAAGCGAAGGCGATGGCCGGGGACGGTGTGAAACTTACCCGCGACCCCGACGTCCTCGATACGTGGTTCTCCTCCGGCCTCTGGCCCATCGGTACGCTGGGCTGGCCCGAAGACACGCCAGAGCTCAGGAAATACTTTCCGACCTCTGATCTGATCACCGGCACCGACATCCTGTTCTTCTGGGTGGCGCGGATGATGATGATGCAGCTTTCAGTCGTGAACCAAGTCCCGTTCAAAACCGTTTATCTGCACGGCCTTGTCCGCGACGCCAAGGGCAAGAAGATGTCCAAATCCACCGGCAACGTGGTTGATCCGCTGGACCTAATCGACGAATACGGCGCCGATGCGCTGCGTTTTACCAATGCAGCCATGGCCAGCCTTGGCGGTGCTCTCAAACTGGATACGCAACGGATCGCGGGCTATCGCAATTTTGGCACCAAGCTGTGGAACGCCATGCGCTTTGCCGAAATGAACGAAGTGTTTGGCGCGCCCGCCACCACCCTGCCCCAACCGCAGCACACGCTGAACAAATGGATCATGGGCGAGGTCGCAAAAGTCCGCCAGGAGGTGGACGCCGCGCTCGAGACCTATCGTTTCAACGATGCCGCCAGCGCACTTTACGTTTTTGTCTGGGGCAAGGTCTGCGACTGGTATGTCGAATTTTCCAAGCCGTTGTTGCAGGACGATGACGCGGCCAAGGCCGAAACGCAGGAAACCATGAAATGGGTGCTGGACCAGTGCCTGATCCTGCTGCACCCGATCATGCCGTTCATCACCGAAGAACTCTGGGGTGTCTCGGGCGAGCGCGACAAGATGCTGATCCACGCCGACTGGCCGGCCTACACGACCGCCGATCTGGTCGATCGGGCCGCAGATCACGAGATGAACTGGGTCATCGGCCTGATCGAAAGCATCCGGTCGGCGCGCGCGCAGATGCATGTGCCTGCGGGGCTCAAGGTTCCGATGCTGTTCAGCGATCTGGACGCGAACGGACAGACAGCTTGGGCGCAAAACGAAATCCTGATCAAACGGCTTGCCCGCGTCGACAGCCTGACCAAAGTCGACAGCTTTCCCAAGGGCTGCGTGACAATCGCGGCCGAAGGCGGCAGCTTTGGCCTGCCTCTGGCCGATATCATCGACATCAACGAAGAAAAGGCGCGGCTGCAAAAGACGCTGGATAAGCTTGGCAAGGAACTGGGCGGATTGCGCGGGCGTCTGAACAACCCGAAATTCGCCGCCTCTGCCCCGCCCGAGGTGGTCGAGGAAACCCGCGCCAATCTGGCCGCAAGGGAAGAGGAAGACGCCACATTGAAAGAGGCGCTTGCCCGTCTGGAAGAGCTGGGCTGA
- a CDS encoding crotonase/enoyl-CoA hydratase family protein — MSRVAVTYSDHIAHVRLSRADKRNAMDIEMMEAIVAAGQEVAASDARAVVLSGDGAAFCAGLDISSFAAMAQMDMDATVMARTHGDTNLFQEVAMIWRKVPVPVIAALHGAVYGAGFQLALGADIRIAAPATSLAVMEMKWGLIPDMGGMVLLPRLTRSDVIRKLTYTAAPVSAEQALAWGLVTEIADDPVQAAQDLAAEIAGKSPSAIRTAKALITSGETLDDAALLLEESRVQINLIGKPDQMEVIAAQMQGRAPVFK; from the coding sequence GTCACCTATTCTGATCATATCGCCCATGTGCGCCTGTCGCGCGCGGACAAGCGAAACGCGATGGACATTGAAATGATGGAAGCCATCGTCGCGGCAGGGCAGGAGGTTGCAGCCTCGGATGCGCGCGCGGTTGTACTGTCGGGCGACGGGGCCGCGTTTTGCGCCGGTCTGGATATCAGCAGCTTTGCGGCCATGGCGCAGATGGATATGGATGCAACCGTCATGGCGCGCACCCATGGCGACACAAACCTGTTTCAGGAAGTGGCAATGATCTGGCGCAAGGTGCCGGTGCCGGTGATCGCCGCACTGCATGGTGCCGTTTATGGCGCAGGGTTCCAGCTGGCGCTGGGCGCGGATATCCGGATTGCGGCACCGGCTACATCCCTTGCCGTGATGGAAATGAAATGGGGCCTGATCCCTGATATGGGGGGGATGGTGCTGCTGCCCCGGCTGACGCGCAGCGATGTGATCCGCAAGCTGACCTATACCGCCGCGCCGGTAAGCGCCGAACAGGCGCTGGCCTGGGGGCTGGTGACGGAAATCGCCGATGATCCGGTGCAGGCGGCGCAGGATCTGGCGGCCGAGATTGCGGGCAAAAGCCCGTCTGCCATCCGCACGGCCAAGGCGCTGATCACATCCGGTGAAACACTGGATGATGCAGCCCTGTTGCTGGAAGAAAGCCGCGTGCAGATCAACCTGATCGGCAAACCGGATCAGATGGAAGTGATCGCCGCCCAGATGCAAGGGCGAGCGCCGGTTTTTAAATAG
- a CDS encoding DUF4864 domain-containing protein — protein MRSLILALALILGTGASASAQSSEIEATISNQITAFKADDFAQAFTFASPTIQQLFQTPENFGRMVSQGYPMVWRPADVRYLELREISGELWQKVMITDADGAVHVLDYRMQKSESGWKINGVQILAQPEANV, from the coding sequence ATGCGTTCGTTGATTTTGGCACTGGCTTTGATCCTTGGGACGGGGGCCAGCGCGTCCGCCCAAAGCAGCGAGATCGAGGCCACGATTTCCAACCAGATAACCGCGTTCAAGGCGGATGATTTTGCGCAGGCGTTCACCTTTGCCAGCCCGACGATCCAGCAATTGTTCCAGACCCCCGAAAATTTCGGGCGCATGGTCAGCCAGGGCTATCCGATGGTGTGGCGCCCGGCCGATGTAAGGTATTTGGAACTGCGCGAAATTTCGGGCGAGCTGTGGCAAAAGGTTATGATCACAGATGCGGATGGCGCGGTACATGTGCTGGATTACCGGATGCAGAAATCTGAATCTGGCTGGAAGATCAACGGGGTGCAGATACTGGCGCAACCCGAAGCCAATGTCTGA